From Denitrovibrio acetiphilus DSM 12809, the proteins below share one genomic window:
- a CDS encoding hemin uptake protein HemP — protein MKKNFDTDKQTKIINSKALLENRSLVYIEHEGQMYTLRMTKERKLLLTK, from the coding sequence ATGAAGAAAAACTTTGACACAGATAAGCAGACAAAGATCATAAACAGTAAAGCTCTGCTGGAAAACAGGTCACTGGTATACATCGAACATGAAGGACAGATGTATACATTACGTATGACGAAAGAGAGGAAACTTCTTCTCACCAAATAG
- a CDS encoding TonB-dependent receptor — protein MLIILLVPFTIFAQEGKEGLGVAEAEKVQTLQSTTVTARKAEESAKDVPFSLSVISGNELENRRLANLEDALRQTPGIEVDTYGGSDTRNIRIRGVGSLESVSMDDTSVVINVDGVPQAVASATLNIMDIERVEILKGPQGTLMGRNSEAGAINIITKKPTRHLEGYLKGEYGTENTFLTEGAVSGPVSKTVSMRLAAKYSGYDNQVEYYNSTEPITEPRNFAVRATLLWEPTDKTDVTFSIGHEDIDNMTGADILAPYDDEQKTDIPKDSYDTEKSVDRFTLIFEHEFSAFDFTSVTGYVHTDANQQQYIYNGMIYREFYGFVPEGSMTRELEQKAFSQELRLSSKSGSDIFWVTGANYYRSERDLNNVDAYDTFYSIGWYNADLYKTFETTDIGVFGEVTYPVTDKLKLTGGLRYTWDKKEYDTDWTANPSNPSTIRTASDSDEMSESYGTGRVSVSYAVREDTNVYLTYARGHKAKGYNDWGNAFINGYDNDLIYDEAEIDSFELGAKFEAPNGKSGLNVAFFYNDIKDDHVMVWNHMDRVSDVENFDTESKGAEFSGFVKPGGGFTITAGFGYTDAEIKTVPGGSTSGAKEGNSIPNSPEWNATVSIAHSLSLKPFWGFKAPALVTTVTNRYIGSREGDPANTFELDSYNKLDFRIGVMSENLEVYVWGDNILDKVYDLYGWNYGASMVDGADVIVGMPSRGRILGVGAAYYF, from the coding sequence TTGTTGATAATTTTACTCGTACCTTTCACCATTTTTGCCCAGGAGGGGAAAGAAGGCTTAGGGGTGGCGGAAGCGGAGAAAGTGCAGACACTTCAGTCTACGACAGTGACTGCCAGAAAGGCGGAAGAGTCCGCAAAAGACGTTCCCTTCAGCCTGAGTGTGATAAGCGGAAACGAACTTGAAAACCGCAGACTTGCCAATCTGGAAGACGCTTTGCGGCAGACTCCGGGGATAGAAGTTGACACCTATGGCGGTTCTGATACGCGGAATATAAGAATAAGAGGGGTGGGTTCCCTCGAATCAGTTAGCATGGATGACACATCTGTTGTTATCAATGTAGATGGTGTACCTCAGGCTGTAGCATCAGCAACACTTAATATTATGGACATAGAGCGTGTTGAGATCCTGAAAGGTCCGCAAGGTACTCTGATGGGCAGAAACAGTGAAGCAGGTGCGATTAATATTATAACCAAGAAGCCTACCAGACATCTTGAAGGGTATCTTAAAGGAGAGTATGGGACAGAAAATACGTTTCTCACAGAAGGTGCTGTAAGCGGTCCTGTTTCCAAAACTGTAAGTATGCGTCTGGCTGCGAAGTATTCGGGCTATGACAATCAGGTCGAGTATTATAATTCTACTGAACCCATCACAGAACCTCGGAACTTTGCTGTCCGAGCTACACTGCTGTGGGAACCAACAGACAAAACTGATGTAACGTTTTCTATAGGTCATGAAGATATAGACAACATGACAGGAGCTGATATCCTTGCTCCGTATGATGACGAACAGAAAACTGATATTCCAAAAGACAGTTATGATACTGAGAAGAGTGTTGATAGATTTACTCTTATTTTCGAGCATGAATTCAGCGCTTTTGATTTTACTTCTGTTACCGGGTATGTTCACACCGATGCAAACCAGCAGCAGTATATCTATAACGGGATGATATATAGAGAATTTTATGGATTCGTACCCGAAGGGTCTATGACCAGAGAGCTAGAACAGAAGGCTTTTAGTCAGGAATTGCGCTTAAGCTCAAAGTCCGGAAGTGATATCTTCTGGGTTACCGGAGCAAACTATTACAGGTCTGAAAGAGACCTGAATAATGTTGATGCTTACGACACGTTTTACAGTATTGGTTGGTACAATGCTGATCTGTATAAAACTTTCGAAACCACAGACATTGGCGTTTTTGGTGAGGTTACATACCCTGTAACTGATAAACTGAAACTTACCGGCGGTTTGCGTTATACGTGGGATAAAAAGGAGTATGATACAGACTGGACGGCTAATCCATCAAACCCCAGCACAATCAGAACAGCCTCTGATTCTGATGAAATGTCTGAATCCTATGGAACAGGGAGAGTTTCTGTAAGCTATGCTGTGCGTGAGGATACGAATGTTTATCTTACTTATGCCAGAGGGCATAAGGCAAAAGGATATAACGACTGGGGAAACGCGTTTATAAACGGATACGATAACGATCTTATATATGACGAAGCTGAAATAGATAGTTTTGAACTGGGGGCAAAGTTTGAAGCTCCGAATGGTAAATCAGGCTTAAACGTTGCATTCTTTTATAACGATATAAAAGATGACCATGTGATGGTATGGAACCACATGGATAGAGTATCTGACGTGGAGAATTTTGATACAGAGAGCAAAGGTGCAGAGTTCAGCGGTTTTGTTAAACCGGGGGGCGGGTTCACCATCACAGCAGGTTTTGGCTACACCGATGCAGAGATCAAAACTGTGCCGGGCGGCTCAACCTCAGGTGCGAAGGAAGGAAACAGTATTCCAAACTCTCCCGAGTGGAACGCAACAGTTTCGATTGCTCACAGTCTTTCGCTGAAGCCTTTCTGGGGATTTAAAGCACCTGCTCTTGTTACTACTGTGACAAACAGGTATATCGGCAGCAGAGAAGGGGATCCTGCAAACACATTTGAACTTGACTCTTATAACAAACTTGATTTCCGCATAGGAGTAATGAGTGAAAACTTAGAAGTCTATGTGTGGGGTGATAACATATTGGATAAAGTTTATGACCTCTATGGCTGGAACTACGGAGCATCTATGGTGGATGGCGCGGATGTTATCGTTGGCATGCCTTCCAGAGGGCGTATCCTTGGCGTTGGCGCCGCATATTATTTCTGA
- a CDS encoding ABC transporter ATP-binding protein, whose translation MKKNNTMKQGLWSIMAPVMFEIKAGITLAGLSAFSAVGAMLFMALAVGALVNGGETEFIGFRFGVWESVWLTILLTAIAFIFRTYAFKVSHNGAFALEEILRTRIAGHLAKVPMGYILTTGSGALKKVMVDDVMSLHAFVADSTPFIGRTIAAPVASMALMFIIDWRLALVSTIVLVIGFTVMGFVMRDAASYRKKYEEGQEMINSAVIEFVQAMPVVRTFDDGKSSFMRYQTALDIYKKGLKEWINATGIPARIGLLILSPIPTLLAVTAAGIYFKSAGTLSFSAFVAALMMSTGMADAMMPLMWLNNFIKKSQAGAFRINEVLNSPVLSVSETPKEPQDSSVVFENVFFRYSSRKEYALRDVSFEVPKGTVTAVVGPSGAGKSTVAKLIPRFWDVESGCIKVGGIDVRNISPEKLMEHVSFVFQDTFLFHDSLSDNIRMAKPDATHEEIIKAAKAACIHDFIMTLPDGYSTKAGDRGARLSGGQKQRITIARAILRDAPVIVLDEATAFADPENEEEIIRAIANLTKNKTVIVIAHRLSTIRDVDQIIVMDGGCVVERGRHEYLKDSGGIYARLWGNYEQAQSWDISVRERKDEAS comes from the coding sequence ATGAAAAAGAATAATACTATGAAACAGGGGCTGTGGAGCATCATGGCTCCTGTTATGTTTGAAATCAAAGCAGGTATAACACTTGCTGGTCTCAGCGCATTTTCTGCTGTAGGAGCCATGCTTTTTATGGCACTGGCTGTTGGTGCGCTGGTAAACGGCGGTGAGACAGAGTTTATCGGTTTTAGGTTCGGAGTGTGGGAATCAGTATGGTTAACCATACTGCTGACAGCAATCGCTTTTATTTTCAGAACCTATGCTTTTAAAGTTTCGCACAACGGTGCTTTTGCTCTGGAAGAGATCCTTCGTACCAGAATAGCCGGTCATTTAGCAAAGGTTCCTATGGGGTATATTTTAACAACAGGGTCGGGTGCGTTGAAAAAGGTTATGGTGGATGATGTGATGAGTCTGCATGCGTTCGTAGCGGACAGCACTCCTTTCATAGGACGCACGATAGCTGCGCCCGTAGCGTCTATGGCGTTGATGTTTATAATTGACTGGCGGCTAGCTCTTGTCAGTACGATTGTACTGGTTATCGGTTTCACTGTGATGGGGTTTGTAATGCGTGATGCCGCATCATACCGAAAAAAATATGAAGAAGGGCAGGAGATGATAAATTCTGCCGTCATAGAGTTCGTTCAGGCAATGCCTGTGGTACGAACATTTGACGATGGTAAAAGCTCTTTTATGAGATATCAGACCGCTTTGGATATTTATAAGAAAGGGCTGAAAGAGTGGATAAATGCCACGGGCATTCCTGCAAGGATAGGTCTGCTCATACTCAGCCCCATTCCTACTTTGCTGGCTGTAACCGCTGCGGGTATATATTTCAAATCGGCAGGAACTTTGTCGTTCTCTGCATTTGTAGCGGCACTTATGATGAGTACAGGTATGGCTGATGCTATGATGCCCTTAATGTGGCTGAATAATTTTATAAAAAAATCTCAGGCGGGGGCTTTCAGAATAAATGAAGTACTCAATTCTCCCGTTCTGTCTGTCAGTGAAACCCCAAAAGAACCACAGGATTCATCTGTTGTGTTTGAAAATGTATTTTTCAGATACAGCAGCAGAAAAGAGTATGCTCTGCGTGATGTGAGTTTTGAAGTTCCAAAAGGGACAGTGACGGCTGTTGTCGGACCTTCAGGAGCAGGCAAGAGCACTGTGGCAAAGCTGATCCCAAGGTTTTGGGACGTTGAGAGCGGTTGTATTAAAGTCGGTGGTATTGATGTCCGGAATATCAGCCCTGAAAAACTTATGGAGCATGTTTCTTTTGTTTTTCAGGATACTTTTCTGTTTCACGACTCGCTTTCTGACAACATCAGAATGGCAAAGCCTGACGCAACCCACGAAGAGATTATAAAAGCTGCAAAAGCTGCATGTATACATGATTTTATAATGACTCTGCCTGATGGATACAGCACAAAAGCGGGTGACAGAGGAGCCAGGCTGTCCGGAGGACAGAAACAGCGGATAACCATTGCCAGAGCGATACTCCGGGATGCGCCGGTTATAGTGCTGGATGAAGCAACAGCGTTTGCTGACCCTGAAAACGAAGAAGAGATAATCAGAGCCATTGCGAATCTCACCAAAAATAAAACCGTGATAGTCATCGCTCACAGACTTTCAACCATCAGAGATGTTGATCAGATAATTGTGATGGATGGGGGCTGTGTTGTCGAAAGGGGACGTCATGAATATCTGAAAGATTCAGGCGGTATATATGCCCGTTTGTGGGGTAACTATGAGCAGGCGCAGTCTTGGGACATTAGTGTCAGAGAGAGGAAAGATGAAGCAAGTTAA